One Mycoavidus sp. HKI genomic region harbors:
- a CDS encoding type 4 pilus major pilin has translation MKKNPLQQSSTLVSTVHNAHTPKDRRQRGSVMAEYGLMLLLVSFGLVGTLVYFSTNSHVTHANTLAMDLNTLIGTVRTAYSGNYGAISNTALHQGGFFRSMPSLKDNHGTVTVSPGNGVLIVTPGQINTASDAVQYQITNLPDIACLPLATILARSAARLTINASEVKAPGGQPDPSQIRCSGDANTLTLVFG, from the coding sequence ATGAAGAAAAATCCGCTACAACAATCCAGCACATTGGTAAGCACTGTGCACAATGCTCACACCCCTAAAGATCGCCGTCAGCGCGGCTCTGTCATGGCTGAATATGGCTTAATGCTCTTGCTGGTCTCCTTTGGGCTAGTCGGCACACTGGTTTATTTTTCCACCAATAGCCATGTCACACACGCCAACACACTGGCGATGGATCTCAACACTCTAATTGGTACAGTACGTACCGCGTATTCCGGCAATTACGGGGCAATTAGCAATACCGCCTTGCATCAAGGCGGTTTTTTCCGCTCTATGCCGTCACTCAAAGATAATCACGGCACGGTAACCGTCTCACCAGGCAATGGCGTACTGATTGTGACCCCTGGCCAAATCAACACAGCCAGCGACGCCGTTCAATACCAAATCACTAACCTACCCGATATAGCCTGTTTACCGCTTGCCACGATCCTGGCGCGCAGCGCTGCACGACTCACGATCAATGCCAGCGAAGTTAAAGCGCCTGGCGGCCAACCCGACCCCTCTCAGATCCGCTGTTCAGGTGACGCGAACACACTCACCCTGGTGTTTGGCTAA